The following DNA comes from Simkania negevensis Z.
CTTTTTAAGGACTGTGTTGAAAAAATCAATTTTCGTAGACTCCCCCCCCCTCATCATCAATCGTATTAAGTTATCAGAAGCATTTGATTCAGCATTTTGCATTTAATATGACCTTCGATTTTTTGAGTTTCTATTTTCTTTGAGAAAAACCTTTCCCCATACAGTCGCTTTAATCTTGAGAAGCTTGTCTCTGCTAATGCCCTTCTTGAGTATCTTGTCAGTTTTCCCCAGATTTCTCGCGCTAGCTGATCTCCTCCCAGTCCTTTTATTTCGCGTAAGGCGTTGTTCCTTCTTGTCATAAAAGGAGATAATAGGCTGTTTTTTCTAGGCGGAATAAGGTCTTTCGCTCCTATTTGATTGATGGCCTCCCTGCATCTTTTTGTGTCGTATCCTCCATCTGCTATGACGGTCTCAACGGGTTTAGGGAGCTTCTCTATGATTTTCGGGCCTATTTTGCAGTCAGCTTCATGCCCTTTTGTGATTTCAAAGTGGATAATTTCTTGAGTGTTTTCATCAATAGCGATGTGCAATTTAACCCATTTTCTCCTCTTTGAGGCTCCATGCATTTTCACTTTCCATTCTCCCTCCCCATAGACTTTGATCCCTGTAGTATCTAACAGCACCACTTTAGGTCTTCTAGAAGAGAGCTTGGGCAAAAGAGCTTCCATGTAGGAAGCTCTTTTGCAGATCAGAGAGTAGGTCGGAAGAAAAACATCAGGTTCTATATGTGGAAGGATTGATTTGGCAAAACCCTCGAGAGTTCTATAGGTAAGGCGATATTGTATCTTTAAGACAAGAAGGAGATAGATGAGTGGAAGGGAAAACAAACGAGGTCGACCTCGTTTGTTTTCCTCTGGCTTTTCAGTTAACGCATTTGGATCGATGAAAAAAGTTATACTTCCTCTTTTTACTAAGTCTCGATTATACTTGTGCCAATTGCGTTTACGCATCTGAAGCTCCTTTATGTTTAGTGACTTAAACCATAAGGAGCTTCTCTTTTTTAAGAAATTTTTATCAAGACTTCTCTTCTGATTTTTTCAACACAGTCCTTTTTAAGTCCTACTTTTGCGAGGAAACTCCAAGAACATGTGGATAATTATATTAAAGATTATGGAGGAGGATTAAAGTGAGATGTTTAATTAAAATTGGGATTGTTTTTACGTTAATAATTGCGTTTTTGGGATGCTCTTCTTTGGGCAATCGATTTGTTGATTATGAGAGAATAGCAGATCGTATCACGGCTAAGACTGCAAAGAAGTTAGAAAAAGAAAAGAACCTCCGCCTTGTAGGAATAGGAGGAAGAATGATGGATGATATTCAAATGATGGCAATGGGTTTTGATTACTTCCATGAAGTAAATCTTCAGGAAGCTAGAGGATTAGTAGTCTATGCGATTAAAGAATACTTAGCAGACATTAACAAAAGCGAAAAAGTAAGGCCTTACCTTCATAACTATCCTTTTACGGCGAAAAATATTGAAATAAGAATCTGGGTTTATAATCCGGATAGATCTGAGCCTTCTCCAGATAAAATTTGTTGTATTTCAGCTACTAATGGAATGATTTCTTACTATGTTCAAGGCCCTGAAGAGTATTCTCGATTGGTAATCTGTGAGGAATCGTATGAAGAAGCATTAAAGCAGACGCAGTAATTCCCGTTAAAAAATTAGGAAAACTTGCATGTTTCGCCTCTTCTCGAGAACAAAAGCAATTCACTTACACCTCAATGGGCTATTTAAAATCAGCTGGCACAGAAAACTATGAGTTTGACTTTGGAAAACTGGGAACAGGTATGCGTACAAAAGCGCCACACCACACATAAATTTGCTGACCTCCTTGAATGATGCGAAATTTTTTGATCATGACTTTTTAAGCCCTACTTTTGCAGAGGTAATACAGTATCATATCAATCTCAAACTACATAAGAATAACTTCCACTTGTTTTAAACACTATCAGCTCCTAACATGTCCACCTACTGTTGAGGTGGACAATGAAAAAACTTTGGACTTTACTCTTGCTTCCCTATGCTATCTTTAGCGCAAGTCTTGAGGAACGGGTTTCCATGCTCGAACAAGAAATGGGGCAGGTTTCAACCGAAACAGCCAACCAAACTTTTGGGGCCAACTTTGTTCCTACCAACTTTCAAAAAGGATGGATAGGCCTCTTTATTCAAGGAGACATTCTCTACTGGCATCCCAAGGTTGGTGGCACCGAATACGCCTACAAGTTTATCGGTAACGCCCTTAAACTTCCCCAATCAAACGACACAGATGACCACAGTTTCAATTGGGGCTGGGGTGCTCGTGCTGCCCTTGGAATCACTTTCCCTGGCATTGGATGGGAGTTTGTTGGCACTGGAACTTGGTATTCAACGAGTCAAACTGACACACAAACAGCAGGACTTCCCACCATCCTCATCAATCTCAAAGGAGCCTTTTTAGCTCCCTCAAGTAAAGCCCGCTCTTGCTATGATCTTTCCTATGATGAGTTCCTTGTTGAACTCCGTCGGACTTACTCTATCAGCCGCTTTTTAAGCACCTACACTTCGATCGGAGCAAAACGAAACTGGATCGACCAAGACCAGCGTCTCCATTACACTGTCGCCCCCAATCAAATCTACAAAGTGAAAGATCTCTGTGATTTTGAAGGGACCGGAGCCCGTCTTGCTTTTGGTACCCAATGGCATCTCATTTATGGCCTTAGTTTTCTCATGAATGGTGGTGGATCACTCCTCTATGGCAAATATGAGGTCAAACACACCGAAATTCTTACACCAATGAGCTCCATCCACCTTCATGGCAACACTCATCTCTTTTCACCCCAAGTTGACTTTTCCCTCGGCTTAGGCTGGGATCTTTACACGAAAGGCTATCACTTTGGTATCTCCTTAAACTACGAAGCACTGTATCTTTGGCGCCAAAATCAAGCTCTTCAACTTGATGATACTGTGCAAAATCGTCTTCAAGTTGTCCGCTATGCCGACGATATCACTTTTTACGGTGTCACTTTCAAAGCAAAGCTCGAGTTTTAATCCTCTTCACGTTCTGATGTAAATTTCTAAAATGAAATAAACCCAGAGTTCAAGTTAGTAAGAAAAACTTATAGAAAGATAGGGACCTGAAAAGCCAATAGAGTCTTTCTCTCGGAGTTGAGCCGCGAGAACAGGTTGGGATTTTTCCATCCGGTAGTTGATTTCCCGATTGAGATCGTAAATATCCCAGAATGTCAAGATCCGGTAGCCCACTGTCAAGCCAAGGATAACGGTTTTACTACAGCAATACTGATATTCGAGTTTGGTATCGAGGTTGAGGTTGGGAAGAAGGGCAAACTCTGGAGAGTCTTCCCAGATACGGATGAAATTGGTTGAGTAAGTGATGTTTCCAACTTGAGTGCCTTGGCCTTGGAATTTGCCACGTCCCCACTTTTTAGAAAACTGCATGGAAAACTCAAAACCGACATCGAAGTTGAACTTGTGAGGCCAATTCAGAGGGAGGAAGTTATACTCGAAACCAAAAGCGATCTTTGGACCAAGGCCCCAGATCCGGGTTTTGCGATGGCCGCTAAGATCGAGACTGGTAGAAGTGGGAGTGACGGCCGGCGCAGCGATATTGGAATTCAGAATTTGATCATTGTTGTGAAAGTTGAAGTAGTAGTGGATGTCGTTGAAACAAAGGCCGGCAGAGATATAGAAAAGGGCTGTTTTAGTGACGTTGTAAATATGACGCAGAAGAAGGTCGGCTGTGTGCAGGTGGAAGTGCTCGTTTCCACGGTCGTTTTGGGTATTTTGTTGGACCATTCCGTCAGGAGAGTTAGTGATAGTGTTTCGTTTAAGGGTGCCATCGGCGTTGTTATGAACGTAGCGGTAGCTCCCGATAAGAAGATGGTTAGAGGAAGGGATATGGTAACGGAGCTCGGTTTGAAAACCTGCATTGTATTCGGGATCGACGGAAGCAGTTTTAAGGTCGAGGATGTCGGTGAATTCAGGGAAAAGAGCAGCATTCAAGAGGAGAAGTTCGTTTGAAAAAGGAGAGCTGAGCGTTGAGGTGAAGTAAAGCAGAGAAGCTTCTACTTCGATCATTTCTTGCCGATCTTGAAAGCACCAAAACTTCCGCTCTTCCGATTCTTCGAGAAATTGCAAGACATTTTCGGCAAAGAGGGACGCAGTAGAAAGGAAAAGAAGAAGTAGAAATTTTTTCATGCGACCTCGGAGGATTCAATGGAGCGTAACGGAGTCGAACCGTTGACCTCAACAATGCCATTGTTGCGCTCTACCAACTGAGCTAACGCCCCAAAAGAGGAGAGTAATGGTACTAACTTTTCTCTATATTTTTCAATTGTTTCTAAGTGAAAAGTCGGTGTATACTCAAATTACTTCAAAAGTTGGTTTTGGGCAACGAGAAAGCTTTCGGAATTTGTCGATCTTAAGTGACCCAATATTAGAAATATGATGCCACTTAAGATCGACAAATTACGGCGCTTTGGCGCAGCCGAAAATCCAACTTTTGAAGTAGTTTGAGTATAAGATAGAAGTTTTAAAATTGCCGGAGTGATAGATGAGTATCTTAGAGCATGTCGAAGCCCTCCCACCAGATCCGATTTTTGGTTTGGGGGCAATCATCAAAAAAGACCCAAGAGAGCATAAAGTCGATTTGACAGTTGGGATCTATCACAATGAAAATTTACAAACTGTTACGATGGAAGCCGTGAAGGAAGCGGAAAAGCGGCTGCTTACGTCCGAGAAAAATAAAGCCTATCTTCCGATGGGGGGCAAGGAAGATTTTGTTCAAGCAAGTCGAGAACTTGTGTTTGGAGAAACATTTGCAAAAAGTGAATGCAAGCGTTTTATGGGGGTGCAAAGTTTAGGCGGGACAAGTGCTCTCCGAATCGGTGGTGAAATCTTAAGTGCGGAAGTGTCCAAGCAAATTTACATGTCGGATCCTACTTGGCCGAATCATCCAAGCATTTTTAAAGCGTGCGGAATGGAAATCAAGAAATACCCTTATTACAACGACGTAAACCATACGATTGATTTCGACCGGATGCTGGACTCTCTTGCAAAAGCGCCAGAGCGAAGTGTGATTTTACTCCACACGTGTTGTCACAATCCCACAGGATGTGATTTAGAAAAAGAGCAATGGAAAGAACTTTCCACATTCATGCTGAAGCATAAGCTTGTTCCTTTTTTCGATTTTGCATACCAAGGATTTGCTCAAGGAGTTGAAGAAGATGCATGGCCAATTCATCACTTTGCAGGAATGGGTCATGAGCTCTTTGTGGCGCATTCGTTTTCAAAGTTTTTTGGCCTTTATGGAGAGCGAACAGGAGCATTGCATGTTCTTGTAAAAGATGAGGGAACAGCGAAACGAAGTTCGACAGTTTTAAAGCAAGTGATTCGGGAATCTTTTTCAAATCCTCCACGGCATGGAGCAAGTTTAGTTGCGCTTATTATGCACGATGAAGAGCTGAAAAAGATGTGGCTTGATGAACTCACAGGTATGCGCAAGCGAATTAATGAAATGCGTGGGGAATTTGTCGATGCACTTGAGCTCAAAGTAGGAGCAAACAAATTTGGTTTTTTAAAAAACAGACACGGCTTATTCTCAATGCTAGGTTTAAAAAACGAAATTGTTGACCAACTTACTCAGAAATACGGTTTGTATTTAACCCAAAGCGGTCGGATTAATTTGTCTGGATTGAATCGAAAAAACATTGCGTATGTTGTCGATGCAATTGTAGACATTGTCAATCTCAAATGAAACGAAAAAGCTATCGCCCTTATGTTCTTCTCTCTCTTCTTTTATTCGGGTGCTTGAATCTTCCCTCATTTATTGTCACTCCAATTCGATTAGGAGCTGTGAGCATCAGTCATCCTCTTTGGAAAAAAATGTTCATCCTCAGTCAATCCTTTGCTCTTGTGCCAAGCGTGAGCAAGGAATTTCATGATGAGCACCAGCGACAGCTCGAAGCTGAAAATGGCAAATTAATGCGTCAAAATGAGCAGCTGAAAAAGCGATTGCTTTCAGATGATCGGATCGAATCTCATTATAAAAATCTTAAGAATGAAGTGTCGGATCCGTTTTTTGTGAGGCGCCAAACGCATTTAAAAACGCGGCTTGAACTCGAAGCTAAATCCCTTTATGCCCAGGTGATTTATCGTCAGCCTTCTGCATGGAGTAGTTCTCTTTGGGTTGATGTGGGGAGGCGAGATAATGAAGCGCTTGGGTTTACAGTTGTGGGCGTGAACAGTCCTGTCTTATCAGGAGGGCATCTCATCGGCATTATCGAAGATGTCGGCGAAAAACAAAGTCGGGTTCGACTTGTAACCGATTCTTCTCTTGTGGTATCTGTTCGTGTAGTACGAGGCCTAACACAAAAACATGAGATGTTGCAACTGGTCGACAAGCTTTCTTTAGCACTCGCCCTGCAAGGGGAGAGATTACTCTCCACGGAAGAAGAGCAAATCCTTGGAGAAAAACTAAACGGACTAAAAGAAAGCCTTCAGAAGGATGCGGGAACAAAATATTTGGCAAAAGGAGAGCTTTTTGGAACGAGTTCCCCCCTTTGGCGCTCCCGGTCTCCCGTATTGAAAGGTGTGGGTTTTAATTATGACTTTGAAGATGCGGAAGGGCCCGCCAGAGAACTTCGCACCGGAAAACCGTATAGTCATTTGATTCAAGATAGAGGCATCGCACTGATTCAAGAAGGAGACCTACTTGTTACAACAGGGTTTGATGGGATTTTTCCTGCAGATCTTCCAGTAGCCTTTGTTTCCAAGGTAGAACCATTGAAAGAAGGAGAAACCTCTTACTCGATTGAAGCAAAACTTTGCGCAAGTGAAATTGAAGACATTTCGTCTGTTGTGATATTGCCCTCTTTAGAAGTGATGCGAGAGGAGCGTTAATGATCGTTTTTGAAAATGTTTCTAAACGGATCTCGAAAAAAAAATATGCAGTAGAAAATTTATCTTTTCAGGTGAATGAAGGTGAAACCCTCGTTTTGCTAGGCAAGAGTGGGTGCGGGAAATCTACAACTCTTAAAATGATCAATCGCCTTGTCGATCCGGGTGAAGGGACGATTTATGTACAGGGAGAGAACATCCTTAAGCAAGATCTAGTTGAACTTCGACGAAAAATTGGATATGCCGTTCAAGAAATTAGCCTGTTTCCTCACATGACAGTTGAAGAGAACATCGGGATTATTCCCAAACTTCTCAAATGGCCTGAAAGTCAAATTGAAGAGAGGGTAGACCATCTTTTGACCATCTTTGGAATGGATCCCAAAATTGTGCGCAAACTTTATCCAAGAAGATTGAGCGGCGGGCAACAACAACGGGTGGGAGTTGCGCGGGCATTGGCTGCAGACCCCCCTATTTTACTCATGGACGAACCTTTTGGAGCTTTAGATCCCATCACACGGGAACAAGCACAAAATGAGTTTCGGGAGCTCTCATCGAAAATTAATAAAACAGTGATTTTTGTGACGCATGACTTATTCGAAGCGGTTGCAATTGGAGACCGCATTGCACTGATGGATGAAGGTAAGCTACTGCAAATTGCAACCCCTCGTGAGTTCATTGCACAACCTCCCACATCTTTTGCCGATCAGTTTGTCGGGAAACATCGGTTTCAGCTTTCGCTCTTGACAAAGCCTATTTTTGAATATGTGGAGAAAGGAGCTCAAGATGAAATGATACCAGAACTCAAGCGGCTTGACATGCAAAGCTCTTTTTATGACGCCCTAAATCTTTTTCGAGAGACAAGGCAAAAAAGTCTTCCTGTGTTTACAGATTCTCTGTACCAAGGTGAATTGAAAAAAGAAAAACTTCTCGATGAAGTTCTCGAACTTCTTATGGAAACGCCTCAAGATCGGAGTGGAAATTGACTTTATTACTCGTCAAAATTTGGGAGCATCTAGAACTCACCTTTATTTCCCTATTTTTTGCGATGCTCATCGCGATTCCCTTAGGAATTTATCTAACTCGCCTAAAAAGTGAGCGTATAGCAAATGGGATCATGCGCTTCACAGCTATGATCCAGACTGTTCCAGGGCTTGCGCTCATAGCGCTCATCGTTGTGACACTTGCCCTTGTGCGGGCTTTTTTGCCTTTGCCAACAACCGGTTTTTTGCCTTCGGTCGTGGTCCTCGTGCTTTATGCTCTGATGCCAATTCTCATCAATACTTATACGGGTATCAAACAAGTCAGTTCGTCCCTTAAAATGGTTGCGCGAAGTATGGGGATGACTTATCCTCAGATCTTTTTTCATGTGGAATTACCTTTGTCTTTACCTGTTTTATTGACGGGGGTGCGCATTGCTTTTGTGACAACGATTGGGATGGTAACCCTTACAAGTCTAGTGGGCTCAGGAGGGCTTGGAGATTTGATTGTCCAGGGGCTACGTACCATTCAAGTCGATTTAGTATTAGCAGGGACAATCCCGGCGGCTCTATTAGCCATTATTTTTGATATCGGGTTATTAAAGCTCGGGCGTTATCTTGCAGCGCACTCTTAATCGATTCAAATGAAAGCTCTTCACCAAATGCATAATGGTAAAGTTCTTTTCTTTTTTCAGATAGGGCTTCTTGTTGTTTAAGATGATTATCGATGAAGTGAAACGCTTGCTTGTATTGATCGGGAGGAATGACTGTGCCACAAGAATGAAGCTGGGTATCGTTTGCACGGGCGCTGATTCTCTTTTCAGGATCAAAGAAAAACATCGGACGATCATAACGAAGAAAGTCGTACCCAATCGAAGAAAAGTCACCGATGTAGAGATCAGTTCGCTCTAAGATAGGGAGAACAAGAGGGTATTGGCAAAGAATCACAATGTTCGGGCGGTCTTGGTATTTTTCTTGAATCAGCTTCACATGTCCCGGTTGGTGATGCTCAAGCCAAGGATGCATTTTGACAATCAAGTTGATTGAATCAGGCACTTCATCAAGTAAAGGAAACGAAGCGTCAAAAAGAGAAGAAGAGTGTTCAAGATCTTGCCATGTAGGGGCGTATAAATATGTTGTTTGAGGTTTGGCAAACTTGGCGAAGATCTCTTTTTCAACAAGGTCATCGTAAAAGGGTTTAAATTCGTGATAAAAGGAAACGCGAACGTTTCCTGTGCGCACATAAGATTTCAGAAAAGGGATGTGCCCTTCGTCAACAAGACGGTTTTCCATTTGATCGCCGTAGATGAGAGCATGCTCTTGCATTTCATAATGTTTGAGCGTTTTATCGGAGTTGCCGTGGGGACAATACCAAAACTCCATTTTCTTTCCGTAGAAAGCTTCAAGCATAGGGGAAAGATCTTTTCTGTAAGGAGCAACAGAAAAAAAGACCCGGTTGTGATGAAGAGCTAAATGTTCTAAAATTTGCTGATGAAAGTGGATGTAAATCGGCTTGACTTGAGGGTAATATTTTTCAATTGTCTCAAGCAAAAATTCGGTGTCACACATCATTGGTGCATCCATGATGTAACCAATCACTGCTAAGTGATCCAAATGGTTCAATGAAAAATCTGCAGAGACAAGACACACGTTTTCAGAAGAGATAGAATTCGTCTTCGAGGAACCTTTCATAAGTCGTAATAATCTTTTGTTTGAGTTCTTCTTTAGACCGTTTTTCTCCAAAGACATAGGCATACACTTCTTCTTGAATTTTTTGAAACCGATTTGGATCATCTTGCATCAAGGAAAAGACATTTGCGTACTCTTCGGGTTTTAGAGAAACGCCGCAGCGGAAAAGATAAAGCCCTTTATCTTTTGCCACATCCCGTTTGTTTTGGTTTAAGAAAAACATGGGTTTTTTTAACGTGAGAAAATCATAACCAATCGAAGACATATCGCCTAGATATATATCGACACCGTTCAAGAGAGGGTAGATTGGGGGAAAAGATTCGATGACTAAAACATTTTTTTTGTTTTCAGCTAAGTGGTGAATTTTTTCAACTTCATGAGGTTTCTGCAAGGCATTCGGATGCAATTTCAGAATCAAATTCCAGTTGTCAGGAAGTTTTTCGAGTAAAAGAGACCACGCCTCATTTAAGGACGAAGATTTTTCCACATCGTGCCAAGTGGGTGCATAGAGAATTGTTTTTTCTCCACGTGGAAGCTTGGAAAAGATCTCTTTTTGCGCAAGCGGATCGTAAAAAGCTTTGTGCTCAGAGTAAAATTCCCAGCGGTAATTGCCAAGTATGATTGCTGCATAGAGTTGATCATAAACTTTTTTTTCGATGAAAAAATCAATCATCTTTTGCCCATAGACAAGAGCGATTTTTTCTTTAATCAGCCCTTCCATAAAGTAAGATGCGTGCCCTTTATCGGAATTCCCATGAGGAACCCAAATGCTGAGAAGTTTTTTCTTTTGCATGTTTTCTGCAACGAAGAAAATCTGATCGAATAAGTCTTTAGGTAAGGAAGAAAAAATGACATCATATGTGCGTGTCACTTGCTCAGCCAAATTAAGACTTGACATACAAAATGTGACAAGCTGGGGATAGTAGCGATTGGCCTCTTCTTCGATTTCAGGTTCGCTCACGATAAGGGGGATATCAAGCAAGATGCAGAGAACTGCTAAGTGGTCTAAATGGTGGGCGTGTGGGCCGTAGATAAGTCCGGCGCATGAGTATTTATTCATACTTGTGATGTAACGATTTTTTTTGAAAAATAAAGTTTTAAATCTAAAGTTGTCTTCCTTATAATTGATCCAAATTATTACAAGGAAGGTTTTTATGGTTTCTGCTGACAAACTATTCACTTTTGGACAAAATGCAGTTCTTTCGACTTTTCTTTATGCGTCTTTAAAAGAGCTCGCACCAACTGTCACAACGCGTGCTTTGCAGTGGACTGCAGGGGGAGTCGTTGCCTCGACTCTATTCCAAGCCTATTATCCAGATTATCACGTGCAAATGCGTCAAACCTGCGGTGATAATTTCACAATGGCTGTTTCTTGGCTTTACCCTGGAGTCATTTTACTCGCGGGATATATTGGAGGCTTACCTCGTGAGATCAATTTATTTGCTAGCTCAATGTTTTTCATGTGTCAGCATATCTTATCTAACGTCACTTTTGATATGGCAAATAATCGGCTTGATTCAGCTTCCAAACTTTTATGCACCGATGCAGAAAAGGCAGTTAAAGCTGGCCTTTTACAAGATGCTGGGAAAAAGCTTGAGGAAGTCGAAATTCTTTTGCAGCAAAGAACTGATAGCGGGAGAAGAACTTATAGAGACTGGGAATCCGATTCATGTAAACATGAATTATCACAGGCATTTTTAAAACTTTCGACCCCCAAAGTCGCAGATGCTGAAAAATGGGCTCTTGCTATTCACGGTGGCACCAAAAAACTAATGGCATTAGAGCATGTCATCTATCATTTGCTAAAGACAAATGGAGAGGAAACAAAAGTTCTCGAGCTCCTTGAAAAATGTAAAGCTCTTGTTCAATCGACTTCGGCTGAGCTCATCGTTTTGCAGTTTGAAATCGCGGTTCAATATAAAAAGTCAGAACTTTTGGATGAAGTGAAAGAGTTTGTTGCCAATATGGTAGGAAATGAGAGAGATAGTTCAAGATTACTTGCTTTGATCAACAAAGCAATTGAAAAAGAGAGCCCTGAAATTGCCAAGCTAGCTCTTAAAAAAGCAAAAGAGCTTGCCGACCATTTAGAAATCAATGATCTAGACTTTTGGGGTTGGCATAGTCTTCGCCAACCAAACGGGATATTCAGTAGCCAACTCCCAATAAATAAGCAAACTTATGGTAGTGAGATTCTTTACCATTTAGTCGTTGATGCAGTGAAGTTAGAAGAATGGTCGGAAGCAAAAGAACTTTTGAAGCATGACAAACTCACCTATCAACACCGTGTTGCAGCCCAGCTTGAATTGGCTCATGCCTTAGGCAAAGACGGTCAGAAAAGTGAAATGCAACAGCAGTTAAAACAAACTGCCGACTTTATTTTAGCTTATGAATTTCCAAAAGACATGGAAGAACGTGCAGTCAATGAAACGCATTTTCGTCAAAAATGGCTTACAGCACTTCTTAGTATTCAACTTGAGTTTGACTTGGATGGAGCTTTTGAAACCATTGAAAAACTCCCTCAAGGTCATGAAGAGAAATTCTTATCTCTTGCTAATGCGTCGCTTGATAGAAAAAAAGATTTAGCAAAAAAAGCTCTTGCAAAAGTAACCCCTTTATTTGGAAAGCTTTCTTCTGGAGAGCAAGAAGATTACGCAAAGATTCAAGCTATTCTCGATCCAGAAATTCTTTTCGCTTCCTGTGGAGACCCTTCAAAACTCTCAGCTGTTGTTAAAGATGAATCGTCTCGCACTAGAGTCCTTCTCACCCTTACAGAAGCAAGGTTGAAGTGGCAAGAGTATGATCAAGCAGATGCACTATTTAAGCTCATCACTCAAGATGCTTCTTGGGTGAGAAGAAAAGTTGAGCAACTTCGAGCTTGGCCACGAGTTCCCGCACGACGATTTGGATTTATTTAATTCATTTTGTTCGGGTAGTCGATAGTGATAAGCAAGGGCTTTTGGCTCTTGCTATCGTAAATCATATGTGAGCGAAGCGCTGGACTCATTGGATCGAGAGTTCCTTCTTTTTGAATCATTTTTTGTAAGCTGTTATTGCGCTCTTTCTGATCGGCGATCTTTTTTACGAGTGTTTGATGTTTTTCTAAAAGAATCATCGTTTCTGCGTCTGTCTCATCAATGGGATCTAGAAGATCTGCCAGGGTAGAATGCAGAGGAGCTAGGTGAAGGAGCTCCTCTGTGAGAATATTTCGTTTCTTCTCGAGTGTGTTAAACTGCTTTACAAGGGGTTTTAAGTCTATGTCTAGTTGCATACGCATCTCAAGTTCCCCAATTAACATGAGATACTCTTGTTGACTCATTTGACTCAAGATTTCATGGCACAAGTTGATCTCTTGTTTGAGAAGCGCTTGCAGCTCATCATACTTTCTTGAATCTTGTCGTTTTTTCTGCGTAGACATACAATTCTCCCTGGCACCCTTCGTTCTCTCCCCCGGCCGTCCACTTCACTCAATGCAACTTCTGTGCCAAAAGAGATAAAGAGTTAATGATGAGGAAACTTCATGAACGAGCAGCCTATTAATTGGGACAGTTTAAGAAGGTGGTTTTTTTTAAACCGCCGCCAACTTCCTTGGCGGGAAAATTCTTCCCCCTATGCTGTTTGGGTTTCAGAGGTGATGCTGCAGCAAACACAAGTGGCTGTGGTGATTCCTTACTTTGAAAGGTGGATGCGTCTTTTTCCTACAGTTGAAGCATTAGCTCTAGCAGAGAGAGAAGATGTGATCAAGGCTTGGGAAGGGTTGGGATATTACTCGCGGGCACGAAATTTACATGACGGGGCCCGTTATCTCCTTGAAAATCATGGTGGAGAGCTTCCAGAAACAGCTCTGCTTCTCTCAAAAGTTAAGGGAGTTGGTCCTTATACAGTTGGGGCGATTCGAAGCTTTGCTTTTAAGCAGAAGGCTGCTGCAGTTGATGGGAATGTGCTCCGCGTGATGGCGCGCTATTTTGGAATTGAAGATGCTGTTGATCAAGGAAAAACGCGGAAAGAGATTGAAGAGCGAGTAGAGTCATTATTGCCTGAGCGGGAGCCTTGGGTTGTGATGGAAGCGCTCATTGAACTAGGCGCCCTTGTTTGCCAAAAAAAAGCTGACTGTCAGAGCTGCCCGTTAAAAACGAGATGCTTAGCTTTTCAACAAAACAAAGTAGCTGAATTGCCTAGAAAAGGGAAAAAAATTCCTACCACATTATTGCATCGACTTGTTGCGATCATCCAAAGTAAGCAAGGGGTCTTGTTGAAGCAAGGGGAGCGAGGTAAAGTGATGGCAGATTTGTGGGAATTTCCCTATTTTGAACATTTTGAGCCTGTGACAGATATTCAAACATGGCAGGAGACAGTTGAAAGCCATTTTTCCCTTTCTCTCTC
Coding sequences within:
- a CDS encoding IS5 family transposase; amino-acid sequence: MRKRNWHKYNRDLVKRGSITFFIDPNALTEKPEENKRGRPRLFSLPLIYLLLVLKIQYRLTYRTLEGFAKSILPHIEPDVFLPTYSLICKRASYMEALLPKLSSRRPKVVLLDTTGIKVYGEGEWKVKMHGASKRRKWVKLHIAIDENTQEIIHFEITKGHEADCKIGPKIIEKLPKPVETVIADGGYDTKRCREAINQIGAKDLIPPRKNSLLSPFMTRRNNALREIKGLGGDQLAREIWGKLTRYSRRALAETSFSRLKRLYGERFFSKKIETQKIEGHIKCKMLNQMLLIT
- a CDS encoding Lpg1974 family pore-forming outer membrane protein codes for the protein MKKLWTLLLLPYAIFSASLEERVSMLEQEMGQVSTETANQTFGANFVPTNFQKGWIGLFIQGDILYWHPKVGGTEYAYKFIGNALKLPQSNDTDDHSFNWGWGARAALGITFPGIGWEFVGTGTWYSTSQTDTQTAGLPTILINLKGAFLAPSSKARSCYDLSYDEFLVELRRTYSISRFLSTYTSIGAKRNWIDQDQRLHYTVAPNQIYKVKDLCDFEGTGARLAFGTQWHLIYGLSFLMNGGGSLLYGKYEVKHTEILTPMSSIHLHGNTHLFSPQVDFSLGLGWDLYTKGYHFGISLNYEALYLWRQNQALQLDDTVQNRLQVVRYADDITFYGVTFKAKLEF
- a CDS encoding Lpg1974 family pore-forming outer membrane protein; translated protein: MKKFLLLLFLSTASLFAENVLQFLEESEERKFWCFQDRQEMIEVEASLLYFTSTLSSPFSNELLLLNAALFPEFTDILDLKTASVDPEYNAGFQTELRYHIPSSNHLLIGSYRYVHNNADGTLKRNTITNSPDGMVQQNTQNDRGNEHFHLHTADLLLRHIYNVTKTALFYISAGLCFNDIHYYFNFHNNDQILNSNIAAPAVTPTSTSLDLSGHRKTRIWGLGPKIAFGFEYNFLPLNWPHKFNFDVGFEFSMQFSKKWGRGKFQGQGTQVGNITYSTNFIRIWEDSPEFALLPNLNLDTKLEYQYCCSKTVILGLTVGYRILTFWDIYDLNREINYRMEKSQPVLAAQLREKDSIGFSGPYLSISFSY
- a CDS encoding amino acid aminotransferase yields the protein MSILEHVEALPPDPIFGLGAIIKKDPREHKVDLTVGIYHNENLQTVTMEAVKEAEKRLLTSEKNKAYLPMGGKEDFVQASRELVFGETFAKSECKRFMGVQSLGGTSALRIGGEILSAEVSKQIYMSDPTWPNHPSIFKACGMEIKKYPYYNDVNHTIDFDRMLDSLAKAPERSVILLHTCCHNPTGCDLEKEQWKELSTFMLKHKLVPFFDFAYQGFAQGVEEDAWPIHHFAGMGHELFVAHSFSKFFGLYGERTGALHVLVKDEGTAKRSSTVLKQVIRESFSNPPRHGASLVALIMHDEELKKMWLDELTGMRKRINEMRGEFVDALELKVGANKFGFLKNRHGLFSMLGLKNEIVDQLTQKYGLYLTQSGRINLSGLNRKNIAYVVDAIVDIVNLK
- a CDS encoding rod shape-determining protein MreC; the encoded protein is MKRKSYRPYVLLSLLLFGCLNLPSFIVTPIRLGAVSISHPLWKKMFILSQSFALVPSVSKEFHDEHQRQLEAENGKLMRQNEQLKKRLLSDDRIESHYKNLKNEVSDPFFVRRQTHLKTRLELEAKSLYAQVIYRQPSAWSSSLWVDVGRRDNEALGFTVVGVNSPVLSGGHLIGIIEDVGEKQSRVRLVTDSSLVVSVRVVRGLTQKHEMLQLVDKLSLALALQGERLLSTEEEQILGEKLNGLKESLQKDAGTKYLAKGELFGTSSPLWRSRSPVLKGVGFNYDFEDAEGPARELRTGKPYSHLIQDRGIALIQEGDLLVTTGFDGIFPADLPVAFVSKVEPLKEGETSYSIEAKLCASEIEDISSVVILPSLEVMREER